One region of Zingiber officinale cultivar Zhangliang chromosome 7B, Zo_v1.1, whole genome shotgun sequence genomic DNA includes:
- the LOC122004386 gene encoding receptor-like protein 7 translates to MAAAAATLNLLLYLFWISLLFLFSGSLQLCVKEERKALLSVRSGFPVVDRGLSPWEGDDCCSWERVGCNITGHVIELDFSLIIYTSDDVFIRNEVHPSLFQLKQLQYLNISGNGFGGRPIPGSIGSLTQLQRLDLSECDFGGEIPLQLGNLSHLRHLSLSDNRISGKIPASFVHLRNLQFLYLNTNNISGVIPEDIGNLRNIQGLFLHYNSLEGVIPKSIGNLSKLSSLVLFGNEIVGGLPETIGNLTALQNLKLLSNQISGKIPDSIGNLIQLEFLDIRCNNISGSIPGTLGSLCNLSGILLSDNSITGRVAEFFEKLSRCRTNKLLSVDLGGNQLSGPSPSHFERFRRLNNLDLSFNQLSGSVPASLGKLSALESLYLYSNHLVGDITEAHFANLTSLQYIDISDNNLSVKVSQDWLPPFHARYIFMRSCNLGPRFPTWLQNQTSLQTLDISNNGISDAFPDWFWSMCLSEVQLNVSHNHMRGMLPRSLECFIPRMQLWNAYLDFSHNAFSGPIPKSMFGEFSISYLILSNNKLNGSIPTSICTIRDLQMVNLANNDLSGTLPDCWAFSHTAITAHE, encoded by the coding sequence ATGGCTGCTGCTGCTGCTACACtcaaccttcttctttacctcttCTGGATTTCTCTCTTATTTCTCTTCTCTGGATCTCTGCAACTCTGCGTAAAGGAGGAAAGGAAGGCTCTGCTGAGTGTGAGAAGTGGTTTCCCTGTTGTCGACAGAGGGCTATCTCCATGGGAGGGCGATGACTGTTGCAGTTGGGAACGTGTAGGATGCAACATCACAGGTCATGTTATAGAACTTGACTTCTCTTTAATTATTTATACATCTGATGATGTTTTCATCAGAAACGAGGTGCACCCTTCATTGTTTCAATTGAAGCAATTGCAGTATTTAAATATAAGTGGGAACGGCTTTGGTGGTCGTCCAATTCCTGGCTCGATTGGTTCTTTAACTCAATTGCAGCGCTTGGACCTTTCCGAATGTGATTTTGGAGGAGAAATTCCCCTCCAACTTGGCAATCTCTCCCATCTACGTCATTTATCTCTATCTGATAATCGGATTTCTGGAAAAATCCCGGCATCTTTTGTCCATCTCAGAAATCTGCAGTTCCTGTACCTGAACACTAATAACATCAGTGGAGTGATACCAGAAGATATTGGAAACCTCAGAAACATACAAGGCTTGTTCCTCCATTATAACAGTCTTGAAGGTGTAATACCGAAGAGCATAGGAAACTTGAGTAAACTGTCAAGTCTGGTCCTTTTTGGTAATGAAATTGTTGGAGGCTTACCAGAGACTATCGGCAACCTAACTGCATTGCAGAATTTGAAATTATTATCTAATCAGATTAGTGGGAAGATACCAGATTCAATTGGAAATCTCATTCAGCTAGAATTTCTCGATATCCGTTGTAACAACATAAGTGGATCGATCCCTGGTACCTTAGGAAGTCTATGCAACTTGAGTGGCATCTTGCTCTCTGATAACAGTATAACAGGGAGAGTTGCTGAATTCTTTGAAAAACTATCAAGATGCAGAACAAACAAACTTCTTTCCGTTGACTTGGGTGGCAATCAGTTAAGTGGTCCCTCTCCGAGTCATTTTGAGAGGTTTCGAAGATTAAATAATCTTGACCTTAGTTTCAATCAATTGAGTGGTTCAGTTCCAGCATCCTTGGGGAAATTGTCTGCATTAGAGTCCTTATATCTGTATTCAAACCACTTGGTTGGAGACATCACAGAAGCCCACTTTGCCAATCTTACAAGTTTACAATACATTGATATATCTGACAACAACTTGTCGGTTAAAGTGAGCCAAGATTGGCTTCCTCCATTTCATGCAAGATATATCTTCATGCGCTCTTGCAACTTGGGACCCAGATTTCCTACATGGCTGCAGAACCAAACCAGTTTACAAACGCTAGACATATCAAATAATGGAATATCAGATGCTTTTCCTGATTGGTTTTGGAGCATGTGCTTATCAGAAGTGCAGCTAAATGTTTCTCACAATCATATGAGAGGGATGTTGCCGCGCTCTTTAGAATGCTTCATACCAAGAATGCAACTTTGGAATGCATATTTGGACTTTTCTCACAATGccttttctggaccaattcctaAGAGCATGTTTGGTGAGTTTAGCATTTCGTATTTGATTTTGTCCAATAACAAATTGAATGGCAGCATTCCGACTTCCATTTGTACAATAAGAGACTTGCAAATGGTAAACCTTGCCAATAATGATTTATCTGGAACACTCCCAGATTGCTGGGCTTTTAGCCATACTGCAATCACTGCACATGAATAA